The Thalassoglobus sp. JC818 genome segment AAGGACACTCGGACAAGATTCTGATTTCCGGCGATGGTGGAGGAACCGGGGCATCGCCACTGACATCCATCAAGCATGCCGGTCTGCCATGGGAACTCGGGATCGCCGAGACTCATCAGACTCTGGTCATGAACGACCTGCGAAGTCGCGTGGTTCTCGAAACCGACGGCCAAATCAAAACTGGCCGCGACGTCGTGATCGCAGCAATGTTGGGAGCTGAAGAATTCGGATTCGCAACAGCTCCGCTGATCACGATGGGTTGCATCATGATGCGTAAGTGTCATCTCAACACATGTCCTGTTGGTATTGCCACACAAGATCCGGAACTCCGCAAGTTGTTTGCAGGAAAACCGGAACACGTGGTCAACTACCTGTTCATGGTCGCTGAAGATACTCGCAAGATCATGGCGGAACTCGGCTTCCGCAAGATCAACGAGATGGTGGGACGTTCGGACATGCTCGAACTGAACACCGACATCGATCACTGGAAAGCGAAGCATCTCGACCTGTCCAAAATTCTGACTCCAGTCAAAAGTCCCTACCCGAATGCAGGGACTTACTGCCAGAAGTCACAGAATCACGGACTTGAGGAAACTCTCGACCAGTCGACTCTCATCCCGCAATGTCGCGAAGCGATTGAAAAGGGAGAGAAGATTCGTATCGAACTCGACATTCAAAACATCGATCGCGCCTTTGGAACGTCGATGAGTCATGAAGTTTCCAAGATCTGGAAGTTGAAAGGTCTACCCGAAGACACCATTCACCTCGTCTGCCACGGTTCCGCCGGTCAATCAATCGGTGCCTGGGCGACCAACGGTGTGACGATTGAAGTCATCGGAGATGCCAACGACTACTGCGGTAAGGGACTTTCCGGCGGTCGCCTGATTGTTTACCCATCACCGGACAGCAGCTTCCCGGCAGAAGACAACATCATCATCGGAAACGTTGCCCTTTACGGTGCAACTTCTGGCGAAGCCTTCTTCCGAGGAATTGCCGCCGAACGCTTCTGTGTTCGAAACTCAGGAGCAACAGCAGTCGTCGAGGGAGTTGGCGATCACGGTTGTGAATACATGACCGGTGGACGAGTCATCATTCTCGGCGAAACCGGACGCAACTTCGCAGCTGGAATGTCCGGCGGAATTGCCTACGTCTGGGATCCGAAACAGCGATTCCTCGAGAACTGCAACCTGGAACTCGTTGACCTCGAAAAAGTCGAAGGCTCTGAAGAAGCTGCCGAACTCAAAGATGTCATCGAACGCCATCAAAACTACACCGGTTCGACTCGAGCCGCTGAAATCCTCGACACGTGGGATACGTCTTTGGAGCAATTCGTCAAAGTGATGCCACGCGATTTCAAACGTGCGATGGAACAAATGGCACTTCAACAAGCAGATGTCAATTCTGCTTCAACGGAAGTTTCAGCGACATAATGTGTCACTAGCAACCAGTTCATGGAGTCGACGAGTTCAGCGACTTGTCGACTCCCGACTGGAATGCCGTTTCCATTTCCTCACGAAGCGAGAACATTTTCGAATTTGGTTTGCACTGACTCGCACGAGCAAACTCTGCTTTACAACAAGTGAGACCGCGCCAGCGAGTGCACAGGAAAGAGCAACTTGCTCTAGCACGACGAATGACTTTCGGGGCGAGCAACATTCTTCTCGGAACGATTCGAATCCAAAGACAACCGTATCAATGGTTCTGAAATAACGGAAAAGACAAATCATGGGAAAGCCAACCGGATTTAAGGAGTACGAGCGGCAGACAGCGAGCGAACGCCCGCCCAAAGAACGACTCGAAGACTGGAACGAATTCGCCAATCCAATCGAATTGAAAGTCCTGAAGCAGCAGGGAGCGCGCTGCATGGACTGCGGAATTCCGTTCTGCCATACCGGTGACATCATGGCCGGAATGGCGACAGGATGTCCGCTCCACAATCTGATTCCTGAGTGGAACGATCTCGTCTACCACAACGACTGGCAGGAAGCTCTCGACCGACTGCACAAGACGAATAACTTCCCGGAGTTCACCGGTCGCGTCTGCCCTGCTCCGTGCGAAGGTTCGTGCACTCTTGGGATCAACGAACCTCCCGTGGCAATCAAGACCATTGAGCGCAACATCGTTGATCGAGGTTTCGCCGAAGACTGGATTCGCCCGAATCCACCTAGCGAACGGACCGGCAAGAAGGTCGCTATCGTCGGTTCCGGCCCTGCTGGTTTAGCCGCGGCAGCCCAGCTGAACAGCGCAGGCCACCTGTGCACCGTTTATGAGAGATCCGATCGAATCGGCGGACTTCTCATGTACGGCATTCCGAACATGAAACTCGAGAAGTGGATTGTCGAACGGCGCATCGATCTGCTTCGAGCAGAAGGCGTCAAGTTCCTCACAGAGACCGAAATTGGCAAAGACGTTCCAGCTCAAGAACTGATGGACGAATTCGATGCCGTCGTTCTCGCAACAGGAGCCACGGTCCCGAACGACTTCTTCGCCCGGACTCCAGGTCGAGAGTTGAACGGAATTCACTTCGCGATGGAATTCCTACACGCCAACACGAAGAGCCTGCTCGACTCCGAGCTCAAAGATGGCAACTACATCTCGGCGAAAGACAAACACGTCGTCGTCATCGGCGGTGGAGATACAGGCAACGATTGCCTCGGAACAAGTTTGCGACACGGCTGTAAGAGCCTCGTCAACTTCGAGATCGTTCCTCAGTCTCCTGAGTCACGTGCATCGAACAATCCATGGCCACAATGGCCGAAGGTGCATCGAGTCGACTACGGACACGCCGAAGCTGCGGCTGTCTTCAACTACAAGTCCAATGGTCAAAAGACACTGGCCAATGACCCGCGTGAGTATGCAATTCAGACAACCGAATTCATCGGCGATGGAAATGGAAACCTGAAGGCGATCAAAACCCAACAGGTTGATTGGTCAAATCCGACAGCAAACGCCCCGTTCTCTCCGGTTCCCGGTTCAGAAAAAGAGTGGCCAGCAGATCTGTGCTTCATGGCACTCGGCTTCCGCGGACCTGAACAGATAATTGCCGAACAACTCGGAATTGAAGTCGACGCACGAAGCAACTTCAAAGCGACTTACGGAAAGTACGCCACCAATCTCGAAGGTGTGTTCGCCGCTGGTGACTGTCGACGCGGTCAAAGTCTGATCGTCTGGGCCATCAACGAAGGCCGAGAAGCTGCGCGCGAATGTGACCGCTACCTGATGGGCGTCACTGAATTGCCGTAATGCACTGAGCGTCGCTACCCCTTGAAAGGTCGACATGATTAAGGCCACTCGCCGCATTTAGACATCTTCAAGCGGATGCCTCCAGACATTCGCTTGATAGAAAGAGCGCGGGGAGCAACTCGACTTGATGAGTTCTTCAATCAGCTCCATACGTCGTTTGACGGTCGAGCTGATTGCATTTCCCGGACCGCATCGGCGAGTCGACGCATCGCTTCGTCGATCAATTCGACCGTCAAGACCCCATAGCTCAATCGCAACTGCGATCTGGGACGATCTTCCAGCGGGCCGGCGTAACACAATTCTCCAGGCACATACATCACGCCATGCTCGACAGCACGTGAGAAGAGCGGACTGTCAAACCCCGACTGAATCGACGCTGGAAGAGTCATCCAGACGTACAATCCCCCTTTGGGATGCACCCAACTCACTCCCGGCAGATCCGAAAAATACTTCTCAGCAGCGGCCAACATTGCATCACGCTTCAATCGGTATCCGTCGCGCACTTTCGCGAGATGCCCACGATACGCACCGCTTCGCAACACCTCTGCGATGAGTTTTTGATTGAAGTGAGCCGATCCGAAATCCTCATTCCCTTTTCGCTCGCAAATGGCGGTCACCAACTCTTTGGGGACGATTCCGAATCCAACTCGAATCCCCGGAGAGAACGTTTTTGAGAACGTCTGTGTGTAAATGACGCTCGACCGGTCTTGATCGAAACCCCACATGCTCGGGTGTTCTTCTCCATCGTATCGAAGCTCCCGATAGGCGGCGTCTTCCAAAACCAGAAGTCGATGTTCGCGAGAATACTTCTGAGCGATCTCGACAATCTGCTCGCGACGCGAAGTCGACAGACAAACACCGCTCGGGTTGTCGTAGTAGCTGACGACGTAAATCAACTTCACCCGATGCAGCTCCTCCATCGAAGCAATTTGCTCCAGAGCATGATCGAGTGCAGCGGGATCCATCCCCTCTTCATCCGACGGAATTGTGACTGTTCTCGCTCCCACTCCCGCGAGATTTCCTGCGAACACAAAATACGTCGGCCCAGCGACAAGACAGATGTCTCCGGGATCGAGCAGGGTTTCGCACACCAGCGACAACAGTTGCTGAGAACCGGTCGTCAGAATCATCTGACTGGCATCGATCCCGAGGTCTTCAACCGAGCACTTCTCCAACTCCGCAAAATAAGAAAGCAGCTCCGATCGAAGCTCAGCACTACCGGGGGTCGTTCCATACTGAAGCGCCCGCATCCCGGATTCTTTTGTCGCGAGAACCTGCTGTGAAGCTCGAAGCGTTTCCTCGACCGGGAGTGTCGCGGGATCGACCAAACCAGCTGCCAACGACAAGCAATCTGGATTTTCCACCCCCTGCTGCATCAGGAAGCTGATCGCCAGATCCTTGGTCATTTTGCTTCGCTGACTCATTAAGACGGGCAGTTCTGCGGATGTCTTCATAGTCTCGTCTCATCTCCAATTGTTTCGTCAAAATTCATTCTACGAACTTGCCCCGATCGTTTCAGCGACAGCTTCATCGATTCAACAACCGATGATGTGATCCACGTGAGCAAGCAAATCGCTGAGAAAACTGAGTCTCTTCTGAAGTGATTAAAATCTCATACCACCAGCTTGATCGTGCAAACTCGCAATGACCACTTCAATCCAACTTTGGTCCTCAAACTCGAAGTCTCACCGAACCTCCACTTGCTCACTCAGGTCATCGATAGTAAACTGCCCTCGGTCGCATAGCTCAGTTGGTTAGAGCGTCTGTCTTACAAACAGAAGGCCGCCAGTTCGAGTCTGGCTGTGACCACTTCTTTCTCTGACAGTTTTGTGTCAACACAAGTTCACTCAAAACTGAGACGGAACACCGAAAAGTCGTTCCGAATTCTTTGCGAGGCACTCTTCGCCTTGGTACCGGCAACGAAACAAATAGGCCCAGCTCAAATTTTGGACTTTGCGCGCACCGTTACCAAGATGCAACACTGCCCACCACTTTGTGAGCTACCACGCACAGCTTGAACAACCTGACCCACAGCAAGAGTCGAGTAGAGCGAGCGCAGAAGGTGTGACGGCCAGACCTCCTTTGGATGTGCATCGCAGCTCGGACGGCATCGCCAGACCGACCGCATAGACGGCGTCGATCGTCTCATCCAGCGGAATCGGATTCGGGTAGCCGCCGAGGACCAAATCGGCATTCACAAAAGCACTCGCTGCTGCTGTGCCGTTGCGTGTGTGGCAGGGAATCTCGACCATGCCGTGCAGTAAATCGCAAACGGTCCCCATTGTATTCTGAAATGAAATCGCGGCCGCATCACAGGCTTGACGGGCCGACCCACCCACAGCATCGACGATGGCTGCTGCTGCCATCGCTCCTGATGCTCCGATCTCAACCTGACATCCTGCGACTTCTGCAGCGAACGTGGCGCGGATGGCGAGAATTGAGCCAATCGCTCCGGCGGTTAAGAATGCTTTCGCGATTTGCTCGTCATCGAGGTTTCGTTCTTCGACGAGTGTCAGCAATGCGCCGGGTATCACGCCTGCTGAACCTCCCGTGGGGGCGGCGCAGACGACTCCCATTGCTCCGTCGACGTGCATGACCGCCATCGCTCGAGCAGCTGCGCGAGTATGTAAACTTCGCACGGACAGCTTTCCTTCTGACTCTGCAGCAAAGATCGCACCTGCACATGCAGGAAGAAGTTGCAGCCCTTTGAAGTCGAGTGCCAGCCCTCGCTCGACCGATTGAACCATGATGGAATAGCGTCTCAATGATTCGGCAATCACTTCATCGGGTGTTAGTCCGAGAAGATGGGATTCGTACTCGAGTGCCAACTGCCCTAAGCTGACTTGTCGCTCTTCACACATTTGAACGATCTGCGCAGCACTAGTGTAAATCGGCTCTTTCTGTTGAGGAAAATAGACGGGCGAGGATTCCCAAATTCGTATCTCCGGATCGCAATTCGCAAGTACTTTTCGCATCTCCAAACCAAGGGACTCGTGGCTGCTCCATGTGAGGCGAACGGTGCTTCCATCCGGATTGCCAGCTTGTTCCTCGATGTCTGTAAACTTCCTCGAAAGTAGATCCAACACTTCTGTTTTGTTTTCGCTTGAAGTCACAATAAGAGATTCCCATGCCGTTCCATTAAACAGTACGGGAACGTGATCAATATGAGTGATCTCGACCTCTCCTCCTCCGACTGAGCGGGCGACGATTTCCACGCGACGACCATCGTTCCCGGTGAGTTGCATTTCAACGGTGTTGGGATGGTCGGCGTGTTTCAGGGGCCGTACTTCGAATTGAAGATCGAGTCCGGTCGACGCCGCTTCGGCAAGCGATGAATGAAAGAGTTCGTCGGTGAGATCTTTGCCCATCAACCCCATGGCAAATCCGCGATCAGCACCTTGCGGAACGTAGGTCACACAATATGACCCGTTCGGGTCAAAGGCCAGAACGGCGCTGGCTGGGACGCTCCCGAGAATTGATCGTGCCATGCAGCCAATATGGTAAGCCCCAGCTGTGTGCGAGCTCGATGGACCACGCATGACGGGTCCCAGCACATGATTGAAAATACTGATCGTCTTCATGAGACAGGCCATCTCCGAATTAATGACGCTCGAGCTGGCGTCTGGTCACACCTGCAGCAACAGTTCTACAAATTCAGTTGCATCATCTCGTCCAATCGTGATCGAAAGGAGACGTCGACATCGTACCTGTTTTGATGTCATTCATCGATCACATTCTCGGTCTTCGCTGATTCATGAATTCTCTCAATGACATAGAAACATCGAGAACAAGAAGCAATTGATGCCGAGATGGCTTCGAACACAGAGTCGCGAGAGCAGCGGAAGCGGTCAGTTCTCTCCCATTGCAGCCATGAGCGCCTGCACTGTTTCTGGAGATGGTTTGAAAGATCCCGGGCGGTGACCTTCACCGATCAGAACTGGTGTCCAGCCAGATTTGTTCTTGTGATTCCAGAGCGCAGGATCGGCACCTTGAGCAGCGAGGAATTCGATCACTTCGGGAAAACACCGATAAGCAGCACCGTGCATTGCGGTCTCCCGGTTTTTGTCGACCGTATTCACATCGAGACCGTGAGCAATGAGATACTTCAAGGTCTCAATGACTTCAGGTTCCGTGCCAGCCTCTTCGCCGACTGCTCTCACTCCAACACCGGCTGCTGCCATCAACGCTGTACAGCCATCGACATTCGGAATCGTCGGATCTGCTCCGAGTTCCACGAGAAGTTTCAGATAGTCGAGGTCTGCGTTTTTGGATGCCAGTAGAAAAGGAGTCGCTCCCTCATGACTCAGAACAGCCCGCCCCTTTTTTCCGTCTTTCAATCTCAAATTCACGTCAGCCCCAGACGCGACGAGCGCTCGCACAAACTGCAATGACGTCAGATGCCCAGAACCTCGAGGAGGAGGATCGCCATCGGCTCCCTCTCCACGTGCAGGTTTTCGAACCCACGACATCGCATGCAGAGGTGCGAATCCACTTCTCTGGTCGTTGGGATCAGCTCCGGCTTCAATCAGCATCATTGCCAGTTCGAAGTGTCCACTTTCGACTGCGAGTGTGAGTGCTGAAGTTCCTTTGCGAGGCGCACGAGCCCCGGGCCTTGTTTGTTCCATGACTGCATTGACGTCGACGCCAGCAGCCAACAGCCGGTGAACAACATCCGCATGTCCATTCCGGGCAGCAAACATCATCGCTGTGAATCCTGACTTCAACGAGCGATTCAGATCGGCTCCGCCTTCGATCAAAGCGTCGACCGCTTGAACATTTCCTCTCGCTGCTGCCCACATCAATGCGGTTTGTCCACTCCGCTCAGCGACTTCGGGATTTGCCCCATGTTTCAGAAGATGCCGAATCCCCTCAGCAGATCCTGTCCGAGCTGCGATCATGAGTGGAGTTTCGCCGCCAGAAAGCTCGTAGGTTGCATCAGCGCCTGCTTCGAGCAGTGCCGCGATTGATTCCGCAGAACCGCTTTCGCATGCGATGATGAGTGGAGTAATTCCGTAACGAGTCTTGGAATTCGGATCGCTGTCTTTCAATAGAAGCAGTTTGACCACATCGACACGATCGCCGAAGACAGCCCAATGCAGAGCAGTCATTCCGTCGGGTTGACTGGCGGCGATGGGCGAGTTGCTTTCCAACAGCCGCGCGACTTCATCCCAATCCTGAGCTTCGGCCGCGTCAGGGAGAGCTGTCGAATTCGGATCAACTTCACCAGCGCAAGAATGCGTCGCGAATAGCCCGAAGGAGATTATCAAGACTGTCAGAAACAACGCTCGATTCATCCATCCACCCCACTTCGTTTGCATCGACGAACTCGCGTTAAAGACTGAGTGGCTCAAACAATTCATCCGCAGGTCGGGTGCTATCGGAGAATGAGTCCATTTCGATTCCGACCTTATTCAGCAATGACAGGTGCAAGTTGGCCATCGGGGTATGTTTTTCATATACGACATGCCGTCCTCCCTGCATGTTGCCAGCAGCACCACCAGCGACGATGATCGGCAGGTCGGTGTGATCGTGGGCATCAGGGTCGCCCATACCACTTCCGTAGAGATACAGAGAATGATCCAGCAGCGAGCCATTCCCTTCAGGACAGGCAGCCATTTTCTCTACGAACTCAGCAAACAGCGAGACATGGAACTGATTGATCTTCGAGAGCTTTTCCAGCTTCTCGGGATTCTTTCCATGGTGCGAAACTGGATGATGCGGGTCTGGAACACCGATCTCCGGATATGTACGTGTGCTGGCTTCCCGAGCCAACTGAAAAGAGACAACTCGCGTGATGTCTCCCTGGAGAGCCAAAAGCTGCAGGTCGAACATGAGTCGCGCATGTTCTGCATACTCGGCTGGAACTCCAACCGGACGATCGAGGTCGGGCAGCGGATTTTCGTTGACATTGCTCTCCGCTCGCTGAATTCGTTTTTCAACTTCGCGAATGCTTTCGAAATAGTCATCGAAGCGGTTTCGGTCATTCGCTCCCAACTGCAATTTGAATCGCCGCATCTCAGACGTCACTGCATCGAGAAGACTGGCCCGGCGTTGAAGTGCTTCGCGTCGATCAACAGTTGATCCCCCTTCTCCAAACAGGCTTTCGAAGACGAGTCGCGGATGCGCTTCAGCTGGGAGTGGAGAAGTGGGTGATGACCAGGAGAGATAATTCTGATAGACACACGCGTAGCCGTTATCGCACTGCCCTGCGTTGTCTAAGAGATCCATCGCGAGTTCGAGCGAGGGCAATTGAGTGTGTTGGCCCAAATGCTTCGCAGCAATCTGATCGACAGTCGTTCCGAGGAAGTAATCCGAGCTTTCCGTACGTCGCGCGGTCGCTGCGCTTAAAAACGCAGAGTTCGAAGTCGCATGCGAACCGGGATAAGCGTTTCGAAGTTCCAGCCCGCTCACGACGGCTGTCTGGTCGCGAACGTTTTGCAGCGGTTGCAGAGTAAACGGAAGATCGTCGAGTGTGTCTCCCGTCGGCGTCCAATCGACAGGGTTATACCCCATTGGAATGTAGACGTATCCAAGCCGACGCAGTTGGGTCGGAGATGCGGCTGTTTCTGCGAGGCTTGTGCTCGCAGGGATCATTGCGTCCAAAAGAGGAAGTGCGAACGCGGCACCTGCTCCTCGCAACAACGTTCGTCGCGAAATGGATTTTCGAGTGTTGATCATTCTGCGGTCCTCATCTGAAATGGCTGGCTCAACACGATTCCTTTGATGATCGACGAAAACTGATACTCATGATCAGCTGCCCTGCGGACGATCTTGCGAATCTCGGGCGCATCGCGAAACTCAATACCGCGTCCCAGTGCAAACGTCAGCAGTTTTTCCGTCAGCGTGCTCACGAAAATTTCCGGATGCTCGACAAGGTGGTTCTCGAGATCCTCGATTCCGGAGATCGGCTGCCCATCGGGGAAGAGTCCTGAAGTGTCAATTTCTTCGCTCTGATCGAATTCTCGCCAACGGCCCACAGCATCGAAATGCTCGAGTGCGAAACCGATCGGATCAATCAAGTCGTGACAGCTAGCACACGCGGGGTTCGCTCTGTGTTCTGCCAATCGTTCGCGTACTGTGACGGCGGCGTCTTTGGTTTCTTCTTTGAGCGATGGAATGTTCGGAGGCGGCGGAGGTGGAGGAGTTCCCATCAGGTTTTCAAGTATCCAACTTCCCCGGATCGTGGGAGAAGTTCGCGTGGCGTATGAGGTCACTGCCAGCACGCTGCCTTGCCGCAGTAGTCCCCCGCGTCGGCTTTGCTCATCGACTTTGACCGGTCGAAAATGACTGCCGAAGACATGCGGTATTCCGTAATGCTGGGCGAGACGTTCGTTCAGAAACGTCGTGTCCGTTTGAATTAGATCGAGAACATTTCTGTCCTCGCGGAGTACACGCTGAAAATGCAGCTCGGTTTCGCGTCGAAGAGCTTTCCTCAAGTTGTCGTCGAAGTTTGGAAACAGACGCCGGTCGGGACGAAAGGAATCGAGGTTGCGAAGATACAGCCACTGTGCAGCGAAGTTGTCAACAAGTGAGTCAGAACGGCTGTCCGCCAGCATCCGGTCGACCTGAGCGTTCAACACAGTCGGATCAGAGAGCTGACCTTCTGATGCGAGCGTGAGAAGTTCATCGTCGGGGAGGCTGCTCCAGAGAAAGAACGACAGCTGCGAAGCAAGTTCGAGATCGGAGACCGGATAGATTTCTCCGCTCCCAACACCTTCAGGCACAGCAATTGAGCGAAAGAGGAAATGGGGATTCACTAGAATTGTTGCAATTGCCGACTCGATCCCCGCTTCGAAACCATCGGCCAAGTTGCGTTCATCAAAGAAGCGCATGGGGATTTCGAGATCACTTTCCGTCACTGGACGGCGATACGCCAACCGCATCAATCGCGACAGAATGTTCTTCGCACAGGCTTCTTCGTCTTCGGGACCGTTCGGAAGTACGGTGAAGATTTGCCGTCGACTGGCTGTATCTCCCGGTCCCTCAGCAGCGAATGGCCCCACAATTGAGACTTCATAGATCGCAGGAGTCTGCCGCGGATGACGGTGCCGATTGAAGCTGGCCTCAAATGGTTGCCGGTTGATTTCCGAGATCGAGGAAAACTTACGCGGAAATGTGACACCAATGTCGTGAGCCCCAGCGTTGACGTGAAAGCGCTTCTTCAAATGGGCATCGACGAGAGCATCAGTTCGAGGACCATCGCCTGACGGTCTTGGCGGCTGAATTGTGAATT includes the following:
- a CDS encoding ankyrin repeat domain-containing protein — translated: MQTKWGGWMNRALFLTVLIISFGLFATHSCAGEVDPNSTALPDAAEAQDWDEVARLLESNSPIAASQPDGMTALHWAVFGDRVDVVKLLLLKDSDPNSKTRYGITPLIIACESGSAESIAALLEAGADATYELSGGETPLMIAARTGSAEGIRHLLKHGANPEVAERSGQTALMWAAARGNVQAVDALIEGGADLNRSLKSGFTAMMFAARNGHADVVHRLLAAGVDVNAVMEQTRPGARAPRKGTSALTLAVESGHFELAMMLIEAGADPNDQRSGFAPLHAMSWVRKPARGEGADGDPPPRGSGHLTSLQFVRALVASGADVNLRLKDGKKGRAVLSHEGATPFLLASKNADLDYLKLLVELGADPTIPNVDGCTALMAAAGVGVRAVGEEAGTEPEVIETLKYLIAHGLDVNTVDKNRETAMHGAAYRCFPEVIEFLAAQGADPALWNHKNKSGWTPVLIGEGHRPGSFKPSPETVQALMAAMGEN
- a CDS encoding DUF1552 domain-containing protein; amino-acid sequence: MINTRKSISRRTLLRGAGAAFALPLLDAMIPASTSLAETAASPTQLRRLGYVYIPMGYNPVDWTPTGDTLDDLPFTLQPLQNVRDQTAVVSGLELRNAYPGSHATSNSAFLSAATARRTESSDYFLGTTVDQIAAKHLGQHTQLPSLELAMDLLDNAGQCDNGYACVYQNYLSWSSPTSPLPAEAHPRLVFESLFGEGGSTVDRREALQRRASLLDAVTSEMRRFKLQLGANDRNRFDDYFESIREVEKRIQRAESNVNENPLPDLDRPVGVPAEYAEHARLMFDLQLLALQGDITRVVSFQLAREASTRTYPEIGVPDPHHPVSHHGKNPEKLEKLSKINQFHVSLFAEFVEKMAACPEGNGSLLDHSLYLYGSGMGDPDAHDHTDLPIIVAGGAAGNMQGGRHVVYEKHTPMANLHLSLLNKVGIEMDSFSDSTRPADELFEPLSL
- a CDS encoding PLP-dependent aminotransferase family protein, whose translation is MKTSAELPVLMSQRSKMTKDLAISFLMQQGVENPDCLSLAAGLVDPATLPVEETLRASQQVLATKESGMRALQYGTTPGSAELRSELLSYFAELEKCSVEDLGIDASQMILTTGSQQLLSLVCETLLDPGDICLVAGPTYFVFAGNLAGVGARTVTIPSDEEGMDPAALDHALEQIASMEELHRVKLIYVVSYYDNPSGVCLSTSRREQIVEIAQKYSREHRLLVLEDAAYRELRYDGEEHPSMWGFDQDRSSVIYTQTFSKTFSPGIRVGFGIVPKELVTAICERKGNEDFGSAHFNQKLIAEVLRSGAYRGHLAKVRDGYRLKRDAMLAAAEKYFSDLPGVSWVHPKGGLYVWMTLPASIQSGFDSPLFSRAVEHGVMYVPGELCYAGPLEDRPRSQLRLSYGVLTVELIDEAMRRLADAVREMQSARPSNDVWS
- a CDS encoding glutamate synthase subunit beta yields the protein MGKPTGFKEYERQTASERPPKERLEDWNEFANPIELKVLKQQGARCMDCGIPFCHTGDIMAGMATGCPLHNLIPEWNDLVYHNDWQEALDRLHKTNNFPEFTGRVCPAPCEGSCTLGINEPPVAIKTIERNIVDRGFAEDWIRPNPPSERTGKKVAIVGSGPAGLAAAAQLNSAGHLCTVYERSDRIGGLLMYGIPNMKLEKWIVERRIDLLRAEGVKFLTETEIGKDVPAQELMDEFDAVVLATGATVPNDFFARTPGRELNGIHFAMEFLHANTKSLLDSELKDGNYISAKDKHVVVIGGGDTGNDCLGTSLRHGCKSLVNFEIVPQSPESRASNNPWPQWPKVHRVDYGHAEAAAVFNYKSNGQKTLANDPREYAIQTTEFIGDGNGNLKAIKTQQVDWSNPTANAPFSPVPGSEKEWPADLCFMALGFRGPEQIIAEQLGIEVDARSNFKATYGKYATNLEGVFAAGDCRRGQSLIVWAINEGREAARECDRYLMGVTELP
- a CDS encoding DUF1592 domain-containing protein, with product MSALRNNLHDPPHRRWSFLFSFCFIQWMCFSPAATLRADERLEQIQGFLNSHCIDCHNSTEKTAGLNLEEFSGHYQKSADWDSTAWEKVVKKLATRQMPPAGSVRPDDVEIESSLGALESILDETAEAFPFPGRTDPIRRLNRTEYQNAIRDLLKVEIDARELLPADQSGHGFDNVTVSELSPVLLSRYITAAERISRLAVGGPMRGPDGLTVRLPADRTQEAHVDGLPLGTRGGTLINYHFPQSGEYEIQLKLMRDRDERVEGLREEHQLDVLLDRQLVHQFTIQPPRPSGDGPRTDALVDAHLKKRFHVNAGAHDIGVTFPRKFSSISEINRQPFEASFNRHRHPRQTPAIYEVSIVGPFAAEGPGDTASRRQIFTVLPNGPEDEEACAKNILSRLMRLAYRRPVTESDLEIPMRFFDERNLADGFEAGIESAIATILVNPHFLFRSIAVPEGVGSGEIYPVSDLELASQLSFFLWSSLPDDELLTLASEGQLSDPTVLNAQVDRMLADSRSDSLVDNFAAQWLYLRNLDSFRPDRRLFPNFDDNLRKALRRETELHFQRVLREDRNVLDLIQTDTTFLNERLAQHYGIPHVFGSHFRPVKVDEQSRRGGLLRQGSVLAVTSYATRTSPTIRGSWILENLMGTPPPPPPPNIPSLKEETKDAAVTVRERLAEHRANPACASCHDLIDPIGFALEHFDAVGRWREFDQSEEIDTSGLFPDGQPISGIEDLENHLVEHPEIFVSTLTEKLLTFALGRGIEFRDAPEIRKIVRRAADHEYQFSSIIKGIVLSQPFQMRTAE
- a CDS encoding L-serine ammonia-lyase, iron-sulfur-dependent, subunit alpha; this translates as MKTISIFNHVLGPVMRGPSSSHTAGAYHIGCMARSILGSVPASAVLAFDPNGSYCVTYVPQGADRGFAMGLMGKDLTDELFHSSLAEAASTGLDLQFEVRPLKHADHPNTVEMQLTGNDGRRVEIVARSVGGGEVEITHIDHVPVLFNGTAWESLIVTSSENKTEVLDLLSRKFTDIEEQAGNPDGSTVRLTWSSHESLGLEMRKVLANCDPEIRIWESSPVYFPQQKEPIYTSAAQIVQMCEERQVSLGQLALEYESHLLGLTPDEVIAESLRRYSIMVQSVERGLALDFKGLQLLPACAGAIFAAESEGKLSVRSLHTRAAARAMAVMHVDGAMGVVCAAPTGGSAGVIPGALLTLVEERNLDDEQIAKAFLTAGAIGSILAIRATFAAEVAGCQVEIGASGAMAAAAIVDAVGGSARQACDAAAISFQNTMGTVCDLLHGMVEIPCHTRNGTAAASAFVNADLVLGGYPNPIPLDETIDAVYAVGLAMPSELRCTSKGGLAVTPSALALLDSCCGSGCSSCAW